One Brassica napus cultivar Da-Ae chromosome C4, Da-Ae, whole genome shotgun sequence genomic region harbors:
- the LOC106394430 gene encoding serine/threonine/tyrosine-protein kinase HT1, with protein sequence MPVSCFNPFLRRSKFPPEPSLPALSANPSSSKTNRYAESETMDKKRFDSMESWSMILESENVETWETSKGEREEWTADLSQLFIGNKFASGAHSRIYRGIYKQRAVAVKMVRIPTHKEETRAKLELQFKSEVALLSRLFHPNIVQFIAACKKPPVYCIITEYMSQGNLRMYLNKKEPYSLSIETVLRLALDISRGMEYLHSQGVIHRDLKSNNLLLNDEMRVKVADFGTSCLETQCREAKGNMGTYRWMAPEMIKEKPYTRKVDVYSFGIVLWELTTALLPFQGMTPVQAAFAVAEKNERPPLPASCQPALAHLIKRCWSENPSKRPDFSNIVAVLEKYDECVKEGLPLTSHASLTKTKNAILDRLKGCISAIGPPSSSSSVPINA encoded by the exons ATGCCTGTTTCATGTTTCAACCCGTTTCTCCGGCGATCCAAATTCCCTCCAGAGCCTTCCCTCCCCGCCTTATCCGCTAACCCGTCCTCATCCAAAACTAACCGGTATGCAGAAAGTGAGACGATGGATAAGAAGAGATTCGACAGTATGGAATCTTGGTCGATGATCCTAGAGTCCGAGAACGTGGAGACATGGGAAACGTCTAAAGGCGAAAGAGAGGAATGGACCGCAGATCTTTCGCAGCTCTTTATCGGAAACAAATTTGCTTCCGGGGCACACAGCCGGATCTACAGAGGGATCTACAAGCAGAGAGCCGTTGCCGTGAAGATGGTGAGGATCCCAACACACAAGGAAGAGACAAGGGCTAAACTTGAACTGCAGTTTAAGTCCGAGGTTGCTCTGCTTTCTCGTCTCTTTCACCCTAACATCGTCCAG ttTATTGCGGCTTGCAAGAAACCACCGGTATACTGCATAATAACAGAGTACATGTCACAAGGTAATCTCCGAATGTACCTCAACAAGAAAGAGCCTTACTCGCTCTCGATCGAGACTGTACTAAGGTTGGCTCTAGACATCTCAAGAGGAATGGAGTATCTTCACTCGCAGGGTGTTATCCACAGAGACCTAAAGTCTAACAATTTACTTTTGAATGATGAAATGAGAGTTAAGGTTGCAGATTTTGGGACTTCTTGTCTTGAGACGCAGTGCCGAGAGGCCAAGGGTAATATGGGAACTTATCGATGGATGGCTCCAGAGATGATCAAGGAGAAGCCTTACACTAGAAAAGTCGATGTTTACAGCTTTGGCATCGTTCTGTGGGAACTCACTACTGCCTTGCTTCCATTCCAAGGCATGACTCCCGTGCAAGCCGCGTTTGCAGTCGCTGAAAAG AACGAGAGACCGCCACTACCGGCTAGCTGTCAGCCAGCACTAGCTCACCTGATCAAGAGATGTTGGTCAGAGAATCCTTCAAAGCGGCCGGACTTTTCAAACATTGTGGCGGTGCTAGAGAAGTACGACGAGTGTGTCAAAGAAGGACTCCCTTTGACGTCACACGCAAGCCTCACGAAGACCAAAAACGCGATTCTTGATCGCCTTAAAGGCTGCATCTCAGCTATCGGCCCACCATCTTCGTCGTCATCTGTTCCTATAAATGCCTAG
- the LOC125585184 gene encoding uncharacterized protein LOC125585184 — MTSSRVFLDYDVQPTKKYIGWLGRNPDIAKQVNAEVVTKTETLTIGEIFSYMKQEAAKDAFFVCTAIIDDVVHDSPWYYIACGGCKTKATKGPTSLMCAKCGKNDVAGEPQYLAKISVYDKSDEAVFVLLGDAGRELTGKHASELVSNYFEANGNKENGFEVPVPQALLNTIGKTHKFNVKVTEHNLSGRTQVITVTKVLSPSAPPSTQDPVADQISGSGNVTLATGDDIIEPSKSPQDSAEVGVKRMGDGVEIGNAKRSKDGN; from the exons ATGACCTCTTCACGGGTCTTTTTAGACTACGATGTCCAACCAACTAAGAAGTATATCGGCTG GTTGGGAAGAAATCCAGATATTGCCAAGCAGGTCAATGCAGAAGTGGTTACAAAAACTGAGACATTGACTATTGGAGAAATATTCTCTTACATGAAACAGGAAGCTGCGAAG GATGCTTTCTTTGTGTGCACTGCGATAATCGATGATGTTGTCCATGACTCTCCTTGGTATTATATAGCATGCGGTGGGTGCAAAACAAAGGCAACCAAAGGGCCAACCTCCCTTATGTGCGCAAAATGTGGCAAGAACGATGTTGCCGGTGAACCACA GTACCTAGCTAAGATTTCTGTTTATGATAAGAGTGATGAGGCTGTTTTTGTTCTCCTTGGCGATGCCGGTCGTGAGCTAACAGGGAAGCATGCGTCGGAGTTGGTTAGCAATTATTTTGAG GCCaatggaaataaagaaaatggatTCGAGGTGCCCGTTCCGCAAGCTCTGCTCAACACAATAGGGAAAACACACAAGTTCAATGTAAAGGTGACTGAGCACAATTTATCAGGAAGGACGCAGGTAATAACTGTGACGAAGGTCCTGTCCCCATCTGCTCCACCATCTACACAAGATCCAGTTGCTGATCAAATTAGTGGCTCTGGTAATGTAACACTTGCGACTGGGGATGACATTATTGAGCCATCCAAAAGCCCTCAAGATTCTGCAGAGGTAGGGGTGAAAAGGATGGGTGATGGTGTTGAGATAGGCAACGCTAAACGTTCTAAAGATGGGAACTAA